In the genome of Bosea sp. ANAM02, the window GCTGCTCGCGATCGCGCTCGTGCTCTGCGCCGTGTTCATCCCGACCGCCTTCATCAGCGGCCTGCAGGGCACCTTCTACCAGCAATTCGCAGTGACCATCGCAGCCTCAACGGCGATCTCATGCTTCGTCTCGCTGACGCTCTCGCCGGCAATGTCGGCGGTGCTCCTCAAGCCCCACAAGAAGCATGACGAGACCGCGCAGCACGGTTTCCTCTACAAGCTCGGCGCGCCGATCCGCTGGTTCTTCCATTATTTCAACGCCGGCTTCGACTGGCTGTCGCGGACCTATGGGCGCATCACCTCGCGGCTCATCCGCATCGCGGTGATCCTGCTGATCGTCTATTCCGGCCTGATCGCGGCCACGGTCTGGGACATCAAGAGGACGCCGACAGGCCTCGTGCCGCAGCTCGACCGGGGCTATTTCATCGCCGTGATCCAGCTACCGCCCGGCTCTTCGCTTCAGCGAACGGATGCCGTCCTGCGCAAGGCCAACGATATCCTGCTGTCGCGTCCCGGGGTCGCCCATACCGTCGCCTTCGCCGGTCTCGACGGCGCGACCTTCACCATCGCGCCGAATACCGGCGTCGCCTTCGTGACGCTGTCGCCGTTCAAGGACCGTGAGAAGCAGGGCCTGACGACGCAGGGCATTTTCGCCGATCTGCGCCAGCAGCTCTTCGGCATCCCGGAAGCGTTCAGCCTCCTGATCGAGCCGCCGGCCATTCCCGGCATCGGCACCGGCGGCGGCCTCAAGGGCTATGTGCAGGATCGCGGCGGGCGCGGACTCGCGGCCCTCGAAGGCGCGGCCTGGGTTGTCGCCGGATCGGCCGGGCAGGTCCCGGGCATCCAGCAGCCCTTCACGCTGTTCTCGACCAAGACGCCGCAGATTTATGCCGATATCGACCGCACCAAGGCCGAGATGCTCGGCGTGCCGGTGACGCGCATCTTCGAGACGCTGTCGGTCTACATGGGCTCGGCCTATATCAACGACTTCAACCTGCTCGGCCGGACCTATCGCGTCACCGCGCAGGCGGACAACCCGTTCCGCCTGACGACGCGCGATGTCGCCAATCTCAAGACCCGCAACGCGGATGGCGAGATGGTGCCGATCGGCTCGATCGCGTCGTTCCACGACACGACCGGCGCCTATCGCGTGCCGCGCTACAACCTCTATCCGGCGGCGGAAGTGCAGCTTTCGATGGCGCACGGCTATTCGACCGGACAGGGCATCGCGGCCGTCGAGAAGATCGCGGCGGAGCGGCTGCCGGCCGGGTTCGGCTTCGAGTGGACCGAAATCGCGCTGCAGGAGAAGCTCGCGGGCAATACGGCGGTCGTCGCCTTCGGCCTCGCGGTGGTCTTCGTCTTCCTGCTGCTGGCGGCACTCTACGAGAGCTGGCTCCTGCCGCTCTCGGTCATCCTGATCGTGCCGATGTGTATCCTGGCCGCGATGTTCGGGGTGAACTATGCCGGGCTCGACCGCAATATCCTGGTCGATATCGGCCTGGTGGTGCTCGTCGGCCTCGCCGCGAAGAACGCGATCCTGATCGTCGAATTCGCCAAGCAGGCCGAGGACGAGGGCATGAACCGCCGCGACGCGGCGATCGCCGCCGCCAAGACCCGCCTGCGGCCGATCCTGATGACCTCGATGGCCTTCATCCTGGGCGTGCTGCCGCTGACCGTCTCGGTCGGCGCCGGTGCCGAGATGCGCCAGGCGATGGGCATCGCGGTGTTCTCCGGCATGCTCGGCGTGACCTTCTTCGGCCTGATCTTCACGCCGGTGTTCTACGTGATGGTGCGCTGGCTGGCGGATCTACGCGGAACGAAGCGGAAGGCTGCGGCGCAGGCGTCCGGGGCGCATTGAGGGCGCGGAAGGCCTACGATAACGGAATAGGAAAGGGGCCGCATCGCTGCGGCCCTTTTTTCGTTCACTGATCCATCTGCGAGAAGATTGGTCGCCTGTCCTCAGGCCTGGACCAGACGTCGCGCCAATGCCCGGCAGAGCGGCGCAAGACCGGCGGCGACTGCCGTCCCGATCGCTCGGGCGCCCAGATCAGGGATCGTCTCGCCGCGCGTCAACTGGACGATCGTCAGCAGGATCATAAGGACGGCGATGAGGACGAGGATGCCGGCAAACACCATCAGGCAGGCATAGGCCATCGCGCGGCTGACGATCATCGCCGTCTCCTTTGCAAGGACTGCCGGCGCGCCTCTATCGAGCGCATGCCGTTTCGAGGCGGAGCCCGCTCAGCCCCACCAGCGCTCGGAGACGGAGAAACGGCCCGCCGCCTGCTCGATCACCTCGCCGAGCGAGAACAGCGCCTCCTCGTCGAAGGGGCGACCGATGAGCTGGAGGCCCAGCGGCAGACCCTGGGCGTCGAGGCCGGCGGGAACCGCGATGCCCGGCAGGCCCGCCATGTTCACCGTCACCGTGAAGACGTCGTTCAGGTACATCTCGACCGGATCGGCCGAGCCCTTCTCGCCGATGCCGAACGCGGCCGACGGCGTCGCCGGCGTCAGCACGGCGTCGATGCCCTGGGCATAGACCGTCTCGAAATCGCGCTTGATCAGCGTGCGGATCTTCTGGGCCCGGACATAATAGGCGTCGTAATAACCGGCCGAGAGGACATAGGTGCCGATCATGATGCGGCGCTTGACCTCGGCGCCGAAGCCGGCGGCGCGGGTCCTCTCGTACATCTCGACGATATCCTTGCCCTGCTCGCGCAGGCCGTAGCGGACGCCGTCATAGCGGGCGAGGTTCGAGGAGGCCTCTGCGGGAGCGACGATGTAATAGGCCGGCAGGGCGTATTTCGTGTGCGGCAGCGAGATCTCGACGATCTCGGCGCCCGCCGCACGCAGCCATTCGATGCCCTGCTGCCAGAGCGCGTCAATCTCGGCGTTCAGCCCGTCGAGACGGTATTCGCGGGGAATGCCGATCTTCATGCCCTTCACCGAGCGCCCGATAGCCGCCTCGTAATCCGGCACGGCCCTATCGACCGAAGTCGTGTCCTTCGGGTCGTGGCCGGACATCGAGCGCAGCATCACGGCCGCGTCGCGCACGGTCTTGGCGATCGGCCCGGCCTGGTCGAGCGAGGAGGCGAAAGCGACCGTGCCCCAGCGCGAGCAGCGGCCATAGGTCGGCTTGATGCCGACAGTGCCGGTGAAGGCGGCGGGCTGGCGGATCGAGCCGCCGGTATCGGTCGCGGTCGCGGCGAGGCAGAGATCGGCGGCGACGGCCGAAGCCGAGCCGCCCGATGAGCCGCCCGGCACGAGATGGTTGCCCTCGACGGCGCCGCCCTGCCCTGCACCCACGTTAGAACCCTTGCGGCGCCAGGGGTTCACGACGTTACCGAAAGCCGAGGTCTCGTTCGACGAGCCCATGGCGAATTCGTCGTTGTTGAGCTTGCCGAGCATCACGGCGCCGTCGCGCCAGAGCTGGCTCGTCACGGTCGATTCATACGCCGGCACGAAATTGCCTAGAATCTTGGAACAGGCCGTAGTGCGCACGCCTTCGGTGGCGAACAGGTCCTTGATGCCAAGCGGCAGGCCTTCAAGCGGTCCGCCCGCGCCCTTGGCGAGCTTCTCGTCGGAAGCCGCGGCCTGCTTGAGCGCGTGCTCGGGGGTTTCCAGCACATAGGCGTTCAGGGCGCGGGCCTTCTCGACGGCGGCGATATGCGCCTTCGTCAATTCGGTCGCGGAGAAGGTCTTGGCTTTCAGGCCGTCGCGGGCCTCGGTCAGCGTCAGGCGGGTGAGATCGGTCACGGGAGAGTTCCGGAATTTATCTGGTCAAAAGACCCCGGATCGCGCTTCGCGCGTCCGGGGTGATCGAATAGGCGCGCCTCGCGCCTATTCGATCACCTTCGGCACCATGAAATAATCGTCCTCGGAGGCCGGGGCGTTGGCGACGATCGCGTCTGCGATCTCGCCATCGTTCACGACGTCCTCGCGCTGCTTCATCGCCATCGGCGTCACCGAGGTCATCGGCTCGACGCCGTCGACATTCACCTCGTTGAGCTGCTCGACGAAGCCGAGAATGGCGTTGAGCTCGCCTTGCAGCTTGGGCAGATCGGCCTCCGGCACGGCGATGCGCGCGAGATGCGCGACGCGTTTGACGGTGGCGAGATCGACCGACATGGCGGACTCCTGAGAAAGTGGCGGCGCAACAGCGCCAATCGTTGTCAGGGCTATAAGCGGAGGAGCAAGCGCCCGCAACAGAAGCCCATCATTTACCAGACAAGGCGCGGGGGACCCCTCTCCTGTAAGGAGAGGGGCAGGGGTGAGGTGTAGGTCCCTGGACCAGTTCGCATCACCTTACTGCAGCAGCGGTCAGGTCACCGCTACGGTGTCCAACGGCCTACCCCTCACCCTGCCCTCTCCCTCCGGGAGAGGGTTCCCCGCGGTATTGCTTGAAGCGTGCGGGGTCTCAAACCGCGAAAGCCTCGCCCTTCTTCGGCAGCACGACTTCGATGCCGCTGCCCTGCATGCCGGCGACAAAGGCGTCGGCATTCTGGTCGATGATCGGGAAGGTGCCGTAATGGGCGGGGATCGCGAGTTTCGGCTTGACGAAGCGCGTCATGGCGAGCGCGGCGACCTTGCCACCCATGGTGAAGCGATCGCCGATCGGGCAGATGCAGGCCTCGACACCATGGATCTCGGCGAGCAGCGCCATGTCCGAGAAGATGTCCGTATCGCCCATATGCCAGAGCGTCTTCTGGCCCTTCGCCTTGATGATCGCGCCATTGGCGTTGCCGACGGGGACGTTGACGCCACCCTCGCCCATGCCGGCCGAGTGATCGGCGCGGACCAGCGTGACGCTGAACGGGCCGAGATCGACCGTGCCGCCGGTGTTCATCGGACTGAAGTTCTTGAGCCCCTGCGAGGCCAGATGCATCGCGAGGTCATAGTTCGTGATGACGGTCGCGCCGGTTTTCCCGGCGATGTCGAGCGTATCGCCGACATGATCGCCATGGCCGTGGGTGACGACGATATGGCTGACGCCCTTGGAGATCGCGGCGACATCGCCCTCGAAGGCCGGATTTCCGGTGAAGAACGGGTCGATAAGAATGACGGCGCCGTCAATATCGACGCGGAAAGCGGAATGGCCGTACCAGGTGAGTTTCATGCGAAGGCTCCAGGCTTTCGAAATGCCGGCTCCTATCTAGGCCGATCTGGCCCGCCGACCAAGTCGACAATGCAGATGGAGAGAGGCAGGCTGGCGCCATGACGAACCCACGGAATCGCCCCATGACCGACGCTGCCAAGGTCTCCAGCCAGGAACTCGCCCGCCGGATCTCCCAGGGGCATGGCGACGAGCCGGCCGATCTCGTCGTCAAGGGCGCGAAGCTCCTCGACCTCGTCACCGGCGCGCTGGTCGAGAGCGATATCGCGATCTGCGGCGATACCATCGTCGGGACCTACGGGGCCTATGAAGGCAAGCGCGTCATCGACGCCAAGGGCCTGATCGCCGTGCCCGGCTTCATCGACACGCATCTGCACATCGAATCCTCGCTGGTGACCCCGCTCGAATTCGAACGCTGCGTGCTGCCGCATGGCGTCACCACCGCGATCTGCGACCCGCACGAGATTTCGAACGTGCTCGGTGTCGAGGGCATCCGCTATTTCCTCGCCTGCGCCAAGGCGATGCGGATGGATCTGCGCGTCAACCTCTCAAGCTGCGTGCCGGCGACGCATCTTGAGACTGCAGGGGCCGCGCTGGAAGCGGGTGACCTCATCCCGATGATGGATCATCCCAAGGTGATCGGCCTGGCCGAGTTCATGAATTTTCCGGGAGTAATCCATCGCGACCCCGACTGCCTCGCCAAGCTGGAGGCCTTCTCGCACCGTCATATCGACGGCCATGCGCCGCTGGTGCGCGGGATCGACCTCAACGCCTATCTCGCCGCCGGCATCCGCACCGACCACGAGACCACGACCGCCGACGAGGCCCGCGAGAAGCTCGCCAAGGGTATGGCGATCCTGATCCGCGAGGGCTCGGTCTCGAAGGACCTGCACCAGCTGATCCCGCTGATCTCGCGCGACGCCTCGCCCTTCCTCGCCTTCTGCACCGATGACCGCAACCCGCTCGATATCGGCGAGGAAGGCCATCTCGACTACATGATCCGCACCGCCATCGCCGAGGGCGCCGATGTGCTCGCGACCTACCGCATCGCTTCGCTCTCGGCGGCGCGGAATTTCGGTCTGTTCGACCGTGGCTTTATCGGGCCGGGCAAGCGCGCCGATATCGTGCTGGTGGAAGACCTTGCCGCCTGCTCGGTGAAGCAGGTCCTGACCGGGGGCCGGCTGGTCGAGGAGGCGCTGTTCGCCGATCGGACGACGATCGCGCCGGTCGGGCTCGGCAGCGTGAAGAGCCGCAGACTCTCCCCTGCCGACTTCTCCGTGAAGGCGCGCGACGGCGAGACGCCGGTGATCGGCGTGGTGCCGGGGCGGATCATCACAGAGCGCCTGTCGATGGCCCTGCCCTCGCGCGACGGCGAGGCCCTGCCCGATCTGGCGCAGGATGCGATCAAGGTCACGGTGATCGAGCGGCACGGCAGGAACGGCGGTATCGCCACCGGCTTCGTTCATGGCTTCGGCATGAAGCACGGCGCCATCGCCTCCTCGGTCGGCCATGACAGCCATAATCTCTGCGTCGTGGGCGTCGACGATACCTCGATGGCGGCGGCGGCCAACCGACTGATCGAGATCGGCGGCGGCTTCGCCGTGGCAGATGGCCGCGCGGTTACGGCGGAGCTGGCCCTGCCGGTCGCCGGGCTGATGAGCGAGCAGCCCTTCGAGGTGGTGCGACACGATCTGGAGAAGCTGCGCGCCGCGGCAAAGGCGCTGGACGTCGTCCTGGCCGAGCCGTTCCTGCAGGTCGCCTTCCTGACCCTGCCGGTGATCCCGCATCTCAAGATCACCGACAAGGGGCTGGTCGATGTCGACCGGTTCGACTTCGTGTGACGATGAGGCGGCGGACCATAAGGCGCGCCAATCGACTGATATCTGAAGCGGGTCGGGCTGAGCCGAAGGTGGGATTGACGATCGGTCGTCTGGATCCTCTAGCTAGCCTTGTTACGATATGAGGTAGCCATGACTCGCTTCAGCGTCTTCGCGTTTGTCGTTTCGTCGCTCCTATTGCTCGGTCCAGCGACGGCCCAGCAGATTTACAGCCGCGAACCGGCCAAGGGGCAGATCATTGCCGGCCAAAAGGTGCTCGTCGACGACGGCAGATGTCCCAGAGGGCAGATTCTCGAGGTAACCGGCGGCACGAATCCGGGCCTTCGGGGTCGGCTTGGCCAGTCTACGGAGCGCCAGCGCCGTTGCGTCGCGCGCCGCTAAAGACGGATTCTCTCGCGAAACAACTGATCCCGGCGAGCTGGCTTGCACCCTAAATCCGCTCATCCAATGCCGCCATGACCTTCTCGGCCACAAGCCCGGACACCCGCCCGTTCGACTCCACCGTATTGCCGGCGATATGCGGGGTCAGGATCAGGTTCGGCGCGCCCGCGAAGACCTTGGCGGCGTCCTTGCCGAGCGGCTCCTGCTCGTAGACATCGATCGCGGCGCCGCCGAGCTTGCCGGCCTTGAGCGCCTTGACCAGCGCCGCCTCGTCCATGATGCCGCCGCGCGCGGTGTTGATCAGGATCGCGTCCGGCTTCATCCGGGCGAAGGCCTTCGCGTCGATCATCCCGCGGGTTTCCGCGGTCAGCGGGACATGCAGGCTGATGACGTCGGCCTCGGCCAGCAATTCGTCGAGTTCGAGCCGGCGCACGCCGCTCCAGGCGGGATCGTCTGCGGGCAGGCGCGGATGGTAGGCCGCCACCTCCATGCCGATGGCGCGGGCATGATGGGCGACGTCGCGGGCGATCGAGCCGAAGCCGACAAGGCCCATCAGCTTGCCGGCGATCTCGCGGCCGATCAGCTTCGTCTTGGGAAATTCGCCGGCGACCATCGCGGCATTGGCGAAATAGGCGCCGCGCAGCAGGGCCATCGTCGTGCCGATGACATATTCGACGACGGAGAGGCTGTTGGCGCCCGTCGCGGGGAAGACGCGGATGCCGCGCGCGGCGCAGGCTTCCATGTCGAGATTGTCGAGACCGACGCCGAGGCGGCCGATGACCTTGAGCCGCTTCGCCGCCGCCAGCACCTTGCCGCGGACCTGCGTCTGGTTGCGCACGATCACGGCGGGCACATCGGCGAAAAGCCGCACCATCTCGTCCGGGTCGGCATAGAGCTCGGGATCGTAATGGACCGAGAAGCGCGCCTTCAGGTTGGCGATGGCGGTGTCGTCCATGAATTCGGTGATGACGATGTCGGTCATGGTGCTGTGCTGACAAGAAAGCGAAGGCGTTGATCGGGGCCGTAGAGCGGCGCGACGAAGGTCTCGATCAGGCGCCCGCCATTCTTCTCGATGATGCGGCGGGAGGCGTGGTTGGTCGCGTCGCAGGTGATGGTGATCTCGGGCATGCCGGCCTCGCGCGCCACGCCGAGCATCCCAGCGAGCGCTGCGGTGGCATAGCCGTGGCCTTCGAAGGCCGGCAGGATGGTGTAGCCGACATGGCCGAGCACATGCTCCGGCAGGGCCAGGATCGGGCGGCCATGCTTTTCCTGCCAGCGCAGGTTGATCGAGCCGATGAAGGGCCGCTCCGGCCTGTCCTCGGCGAAGATCCAGCGTGTCGGGCCGGGAATGCGATCGACCTCGCGGCCGTCCGGCAGCTTGATGCGGCCCGGCCCGCCGCGTGTCTCGGCGAGGAAGGCGTCGGGATCGGCGGCGATGGCGGCAAGCTGCTGGGGCGCGACGTTGCGCGTCGTATTCGGCGACCAGCCGCCGCGCAGAGCCGCCTGATAGACGTCGAGCAGGGTCTTGTCGGGAACTCGCAGCGAAATCCGCGCCGGCACGGGAGGCATCCTTTTCGAGCGGCGGTGCCGCTCTCCAACATCGCGCCTATAGCTTGATAGCCGGCATCGCGCGATGACTTCCGCGCTACAGATGCTCGGAAACCTGTCATTCGCGCCGGATCGCCGCACAGGTATCGCTCGCGAGGCCGGCCGGCGCGTGATACCGCCATGCCATGACCAGCGCCGTCGTCCCGCTCGAAGCCTTCGTCGACCTGCCAGCTCATGCACGCCTGCTCGGGCTCGATCTCGGCACCAAGACGATCGGGCTCGCGCTGTCCGATGTGCAGCGGCAGATCGCGACGCCGCTGGAGACGATCCAGCGCGTGAAGTTCGGGCTCGACGCGGCAGCGCTCCTGAAGATCGCCGCCAAGCATCAGGTGGCGGGGCTCGTCATCGGCCTGCCGCTCAACATGGACGGCACCGAGGGGCCGCGCGTCCAGTCCACCCGCGCCTTCGTGCGCAATCTCCTGCCCCTCACGGACCTGCCGATCGTATTCTGGGACGAGCGGATGTCGACGCTGGCGGTGACGCGCACCCTGCTCGATGCCGATGCCTCGCGCGCCAAGCGCGCCGCTGTCGTCGACAAGATGGCCGCCGCCTATATCCTGCAGGGCGCGCTCGACCGGTTGGGCCGGCTCGGCCCGGAGGAAGCCGGGGACGAGGACCAGTACGACTGAAGGCCGCCTTGCGTCCTATCAGATCCAGATAAGCCACGTCGTTGTCATTCCGGGGCGCGCCATCGGCGCGAACCCGGAACCCACGACCGGGTGAACGTCCGAGGTTCGGCTACAAGCGGCTCACCCAGTCGTGGGTTCCGGGTTCTTCGCTCCGCGAAGCCCCGGAATGACAAAGGTAATTTCGATCGGGAACGACCCGTAGTGATCCGCGTCGCCTAGCGAAAGAGCTGCCCGCGCTTGAACGCCTTCTTCTGGGCCTCGCGCTCGTTCTTGACCGCGCGCTTCTGCTCTTCGAGCGACATGCCGGCCATGGGGTTCTGCTGGCGGCCATAGCCTCGGCCACGGCCGTCGTCGCGACCATAGCCACCGCCTCCGCCATAGCGGGAGCCGCGATCGTCATAGCGCCGGGAATCGCGACGGTCGAAATCGCGACGCTCGTAACCGTCTCGGGATCGGCGTTCATAGCCTTCGCCGGACCGGCGCTCGTAGCCATAGCCCTGGCCGCCATAATACTGGGCGGACGCCGGCTGGGCGGACGCCCAGGCCAAAGCGATCAGGCCGAGGCCGGCAATCCCCGCGCGTCGAAGCGATTTCATCGTGGCAATCCCCCTTGTTCATCGATCCACAACGCCATGCATGACGTCGAAATCCGAAGAAACTTCTCACATACGAAGGCCCGCACGAATCGCGCGGGCCTTGCAAAGCAGACCTTCAAGGTCGATCAGCGGTCATAGCGCCAGTCATAGGGCTGCTGATAGTAATAGCGGCGCGGATAGGCATAGACCGGCGCCGGCGCCGCGTAATATCCATCGTCGTAGTAGTAGCGCGGCGCCGCATAGGCGCGGTTCTGAGCCGCGATCGCCGCCGCACCCAGGATGCCGAGGCCGATCGCGCCTGCCACGGCCGCGCCGCGCGACGGACCGCGCCAATGGCCGCGATAGCCGTGACGGTAGCGATACTGGGTATATTCGGCCTGGGCCTTGTCGAGGCGCGCCGCGTCGAAGCCGCGGGTTTCGGACATCGCCGGGACGGCGAGGCTGCCGGCCGCGACACTCGCCACGGTCAGCGCGACAGCGGCCTTTTTCTTCAGAGACATCATGACGGCATCTCCTTTCGCGAGATCACCCAATGTTGAAGCCAGCATGGGGCAGTCCGGTTGAATGGGACCTGAACCGATCGCGGCAGCATTGCGGCAGAGACATCGCTACCCCTCTCCCGCGCCCTTGCCGGCCACAGTCGGGCGTGACAGGGACAGGTCTGTTCGACAGTCGAAACGGCCGCCGGCCGCCATTGTTCCGATTACGCCCCCTGCCCCTCGTCTCTGGCCCCTCCATGCTCGACAGCCTGATCGCCGTCTTTCTCGTCATCGCGACGGGCTGGTTCCTGAAGGCGCGGGGCGTCGTCTCGCCGTCGCATTGGATCGGCGTCGAGCGCCTGACCTACCAGGTGCTGTTCCCGGCGGTGGTCGTGCATACGCTGGCGATGGCGGATCTGCGCAGCATGCCGGTCCTCGGCATGGGTTCCAGCCTCGTGCTCGCGATCCTCAGCGTCGCGGCCCTGCTGCTGCTCGCCCGCCCGCTGCTGGCGCGCGCCGGCATCGACGGGCCGGCCTTCACCTCGATCTTCCAGGGCTCGGTGCGCTGGAACACCTTCGTCGGCCTCGCGCTCGCCGCCGGGCTGCAGGGCCGCACCGGCACGACGCTGATGGCGATCGCGGTTGCCGCGATGATCCCGCTGCTCAACGTCATGTGCGTGTTCGTGCTCGCCCGCTTCGCCAGCGGCAAGCCGATGAGCCTCGGCGCCACGATCCGCTCGATCCTCTACAATCCCTTCATCTGGTCCTCTGCGGTCGGCCTTGCGCTGAACCAGCTTCAATGGATGCTGCCCAGCGCCTTTACCGGCTATCTCGACGTGCTCGGGCGCGCCTCGCTCGGCATCGGCCTGCTCGTGGTCGGCTCGGCGCTCGACCTCGACAAGCTGGCGCGGCCGAGGCTGGCCCATGCGGTGGCTGTCGGCCTGAAGCTCGCGGTTCTGCCGGTGCTCGCCTGGCTCTATGCCGGCTGGTTCGGCGTGACCGGTCCTGCCTTGGCGATGACGGTGATCGCAGGCGCCGTGCCGACCGCGACAGCCGCCTATTTCCTGGCGCGCGACCTCGGGGGCGATGCGCCGCTCATGGCGGAGATCACGACGCTGCAGACATTGCTCGCGCTGGCGACGCTCCCGGCTGCCGTCTTTCTTCTGACATAATATACTAGAGCTTGAATTTCATTCATATTTGCAATCTATAATTGCATATCCGTTGGGAATCGCTGCCCCGCGGCCGAGTTGATCCCCCATCATGCGAGGGAATCCATTCGCCATGAAGCATAAAGTTTCCAAGCTGGTCGCGCTTGAATCCATCGCGAACGGGGACGACGTTCCCATCCGGCCGATGTCGCCGCTGGAGGCCGCCTCGTTTATCGAAGGTATGGCGGCCGAGCTGCGCATCATGGCCCGCAACACCAAGCTCAGCACGCTCAGCTACTTCCTGGAGATGGCTCGGATCGAGGCCTCGGCCGAAGTCGAGCGACTGGCATCGCCGAGCCGGGACCGGCACTAAACGGTAGCGTTCCGTTCAGGGGGCGAGGCGCGACAGGGTCCCTCCCGGATGGCGCCTTATCGCGCCGGTGAGTTCCAACTCGACAAGGACGTGGCCGATCTCACCCGCTGAGAGCCCGCTCGCGCGGACGAGATCGTCGAGCGCGATCGGCAACGGCCCGAGCAGATCGAGCACGCGGCGGCCGGAACCGGCCGCAGTCGCGATCGGCGACGATGAGGACGGCTCCAGCTCGAATCCGTCCTCGTGCCGCGCGTAACCGGGGGCAGGCTCGATCTCGGGCAGGTCGAGCTCGTCCCACATCGCCTCGGAGGCCGGTTCGCCGACGGTTTCACGGATGAGGCGCGGTGGCGGTGACAGATCGAGCTCGCGCTGGCGCAGGGGCTGGAGCGCCTCGATGACATGGGCCGATTCGGCGCAGAGCGTCGCGCCCTCGCGGATGAGGTGGTTGCCGCCCTCGGCCCGCGGATCGAGCGGCGAGCCCGGCACGGCGAAGACCAGCCTGCCCTGCTCGTTGGCGAAACGCGCGGTGATGAGCGAGCCCGAACGGCGCGCCGCCTCGACCACGACCGTCCCCAGCGACAGCCCCGAAACCAGCCGGTTGCGGCGGGGGAAATCG includes:
- a CDS encoding AEC family transporter; translation: MLDSLIAVFLVIATGWFLKARGVVSPSHWIGVERLTYQVLFPAVVVHTLAMADLRSMPVLGMGSSLVLAILSVAALLLLARPLLARAGIDGPAFTSIFQGSVRWNTFVGLALAAGLQGRTGTTLMAIAVAAMIPLLNVMCVFVLARFASGKPMSLGATIRSILYNPFIWSSAVGLALNQLQWMLPSAFTGYLDVLGRASLGIGLLVVGSALDLDKLARPRLAHAVAVGLKLAVLPVLAWLYAGWFGVTGPALAMTVIAGAVPTATAAYFLARDLGGDAPLMAEITTLQTLLALATLPAAVFLLT
- the ruvX gene encoding Holliday junction resolvase RuvX, coding for MTSAVVPLEAFVDLPAHARLLGLDLGTKTIGLALSDVQRQIATPLETIQRVKFGLDAAALLKIAAKHQVAGLVIGLPLNMDGTEGPRVQSTRAFVRNLLPLTDLPIVFWDERMSTLAVTRTLLDADASRAKRAAVVDKMAAAYILQGALDRLGRLGPEEAGDEDQYD
- a CDS encoding GNAT family N-acetyltransferase; translation: MPARISLRVPDKTLLDVYQAALRGGWSPNTTRNVAPQQLAAIAADPDAFLAETRGGPGRIKLPDGREVDRIPGPTRWIFAEDRPERPFIGSINLRWQEKHGRPILALPEHVLGHVGYTILPAFEGHGYATAALAGMLGVAREAGMPEITITCDATNHASRRIIEKNGGRLIETFVAPLYGPDQRLRFLVSTAP